GAGCTTCTATAATCTTGTAATACATATTCCGGAAACGTTCATTGGCCAATTCAATTTCATCGTCCTGTAAATCAAGGTAGATTTTTTCATAGACCTTAATCTCCAGGAATTCTGGCTCTAAGATTAAATCGCCCTTGTCGTTTTCCTTAAGCACCAAATCTTCAAATTCCTCTTTTTGGTCGCCATAAAGCAGTAACATCTCAATTATTTTTCGTTCTAGTTCAAATTGTACATCTACCTTTTCTTGTACGGTTTCATTCCGGACCACATTAAAAGCGGTCTGGTCCTGTTGTGTTTTTTTCTTGGCCTCGTAGGATTCCTTTTTGTCTATTTGCGCCAATGTATTAAACAATACCGCTTCCGATATGTTCATTATTTGGGCGCACTCCTGAATGTATATTTCCTTTTTTATCCGGTCGGGAATTTTAGCTATACTGTTTACAATGTCCCTTACGGTATCCGCTCTTTTAATGGGGTCGTCAGAGGCTTCTTTCATTAATAACGAAGCCTTAAACTGGATAAAATCCTTAGCATTCTCCTGGAGATAGCGCACTACATCCTCATAGTCATTGTTCTTGGCAAAACTATCCGGGTCCTCCCCTTCCGGGAACGTACAAATTTTGACGTTCATGCCTTGTTCCAGAATCAAATCTATTCCTCTTAATGAGGCCCGCAAACCGGCCGCATCACCATCGAACAATACCGTGATATTTTTGGTGAGCCTATTGATCAACCTAATCTGCTCGGGCGTCAAAGCGGTACCACTAGAGGAAACTACATTGTTGATTCCGCGTTGGTTGAACTGGATGACATCCGTATACCCCTCTACCAAATAACAATTATCCTCTTTTGCTATGGCCTGTTTAGCGTGATAAATTCCATACAGCACCTTACTCTTATGGTAAATATCGCTTTCGGGAGAATTCAGGTATTTGGCCGCCTTTTTATCGTTCGTAAGTATTCTACCACCAAAACCTAATACACGCCCACTCAGCGAGTGAATGGGAAACATAACACGACCTTTAAACCGGTCAAATTTTTTCGGGCTATTCGGGTTATTTGCATCTTCCTTTACGATTGTCAACCCCGTTTTTTCCAGATACTCCAATTTATAACCCTTATCCAGTGCGGCAGTAGTAAAACCATCCCACTGATCTAGGCAGTATCCCAGATCGAATTTTTTTATCGTTTCCTCGGTGAAACCACGCTCCTTAAAATAACTTAAACCTATGGCCTTTCCCAGCTCGCTTTCCCAAAGCATTTCCTTAAAATACTTCTGGGCGAACTCAGAAACCAGATACATACTTTCACGTTCGTTGGCCTGCTCCTTCTCCTCGTTGGATTGTTCGGTTTCCTCAACTTCAATATTGTACTTCTTAGCCAAATATTTGATAGCTTCCGGATAGGTGAAATGTTCATGCTCCATCAAAAAGGCCACTACGTTACCCCCTTTGCCGCTGCTAAAGTCCTTCCATATCTGTTTTACCGGAGAAACCATAAAACTAGGGGTACGCTCGTCACTAAAAGGACTAAGACCCTTGAAGTTGGAACCCGATTTCTTCAATTGCACAAAATCCCCGATGACCTCCTCCAAACGGGCAGTTTCATAAACTTGATCTATGGTTGTTTTTGAAATCAAAAATTAGTTTTTTAAAGGATTGGGAAACGTAAAAATAAAACTAAAAATATCGATTTCTACCCCTATATTAGTATTGAATTGAATAAAAAGAACAATGAAAAAGAATTTATTAGCATTACTCCTGTTTTTTACGGCCCAATTAATAATAGCACAAACCACGCCTAACAGTATTAACGTTAACGGCACGACGGATTATTCCATAAGCCCGGAATATTCTAGTAAGATGATCGTAAGTCTCAATAACGTGTATTACGATGCCATGACCATGAGCTTGGACGAAGTAAAGTCCACCTATTTGGATAAGCTGTCCAAGGCGGGTATTAAAACCGACCAACTTACGGAGGACGCCTTATATTATGCTCTTTTAGGTTATGAGAAGGAAGGTACGGTCATGACCTTTAAAACTACATCCATAGCCGAAATGCAAAAATTTTTAAACGTCAAATCTATTGGAGTTTCACGTTCGGACACTACCATGGAAGCCCGTTTAACCGATGAACAAATGGCAAATTATGCCAAGGCCGCATTCGATAATGCAAAAGAAAAAGCCGAAGCCATATCCCAAAAAATTGGAAGGAGTATTGGAAAGGCTATTAGCATAAGCGATACGAACAACAACGAAATTACCGAATCCGTTTATTACGGAAATACGGGTAACAAGAGGGTTTATTACATTTCCGTTTCCTTTGAACTTCTTTGATATCGTATTTTTTAGTTTATGATCTTATTTTTTGGAACTAGACCAGGGAAAACCAAAACCGAACAAGTTGCCAATGTTCCTTGTCCACATTGTGAACAAATGGGAACCTTGACCATGTATTCACTCCACAATTATTTTCATTTATTTTGGATCAAACTTTTTAAAATCTCAACTACTGTTACAGCGGAATGTAACCATTGCAAAAAGATATATTATAAAACTGAATTTACGGAACCCATGCTTAAAGCGCTAGAAGAATAAAAAAGGGTACGATAATCCTGATTCGTGACCTCGTACCCTTTCCATTAAGATAAACACTCAGCTATTTATAAATCGAACCTAAGGCCTAACGAGACATTGCGTTGCTCCACAAGGGCATCCTTGAATATTGGGTTCAGGTCATATTTCACATAAAGCAGCACCCCATCAAATCCTGCATAAGCGCTTAAGCCGTACACAAAGTTGGACGTATTGTAGCCCCTTTTCAATTTGTCCTTTACACTTTCGCCATTTCGGTCGTACTTGAGTTTCTGGCGTGTACCCAGATTAAATCCACCATAACCACCAATTCCCAAGCGAAATTGATTATTCAAGGAATACCTCATGGTCTCCTCTGTTTTTCGCAACTTGGAAGGTCCGAACTCAAAATGTAGAGGGAAGACCAAATTATCCATGCGTAGTTTGGATTTATTCAATTCCAAATCAAATTCCTGAAGCTCTGTCTGCCCGTCTTCAACAGCTACAAAATATTGGTTGTCCTTAGGTTTAAGTCCATTAAACTGAAAGGAAAAACCATAATTAAGTCTTAGAAAATTTGAGTTTTCAAAAACACGGGTGCGCCATTGCCAACCCATCTCAAAAAAACGACTACCACCAATTTTGTAAGGACTATCCTCCAAAGATTCCCCGTCTATGATGGCATTGTTGAGTCCCAATGCGAAAACAAAATCCGAGTACGTTCTGCGATCGTACTTGATTTCGCGCTTCCACCTTTTCGAATTAAAGCTAACCACAGGTTTACCATCGATATCTATACCCAAACGGATTCTATCATTGTCCAAGGTGTCCATTTCCATAAGGATTAGGGTCTTACCCTCATTACGCTGCAACAAGGCAATTTGATTATCTAAAATCGCAATGCGGTTTTCGATATTTAGCGCTCTTTTTTCAGCGGCAGCTTGCTTTAGGTCATTGGCCTCGCTCTCAGTAATGGCCCCATTTTCCAAACGTTTATTAATTTCCTCAACCTCAAACTTTAGCGCTTCTTTTTCCTGTAAGGTTATTTTTTCCTTCTGTTGCTCCAAACGGTCTATTCGCTCGCTATTTTCTTCCTGTGCAAACACAGATTTTGTAATAAAAAAAGATAATAATACTAACAGATAAAGTGTGATTGTTCTCATTTTTTTGATTGTTTTTGATACCTCGCCTAAACTCGGTATCAGTTGATGAATAAAACTCCAGTTCCTGTCCCCATAGTAAAATATGGAGTTAACGATTTAAGATTAAATTGTAAGATTTAGTTGTTTCGGTCTGCGACAGCAGTCCTAACTTTAAGAAAACCAGCCTTTAGCGATTGGAAAATTTGGTCTCGGAAGGATTGATCAAGTTCCTCCTCAACCTCTGTCAACAAAGCCATGGCGTCAACGGTGTTATCCACGTTAAAAAGCCGTTGCCTTAAAATATCTTCTTGGGCCTTACGTAAAAGTGAATCCACTTCAGCATCGGAAACCTCTGTGGAAAGTTCCAGCATATCTACTTGCACCACGACCTCAGCAATTTTGGAATCTAACACATGCTCTGGCACCTTAGCAATTTGGGCAGTATCAAAAATTTCTCTATTTGTTGACTTTTGAGCAATTTCTTGTTTTCCACTATCCTCTAAAAGCATCTTATTTTCTATCATTTTTGACGCTTCATCTTCGGCCTTTTTACTATTGGTTCCTTTGCCGTCCTTTGTTTGCTCAAGCACCAGGGCATCTGGCGTAATATCATTGGTTTTTAGGTCCGGTTTTTCATCAATCTCCCCAATAATTGGCGTTTCAACGATGCTATTATCATTTCTACTTCCCTCCTCTATTCCTGAATTGTTATAAAAAACAACAATACCAATTATTACGAGGACACTTGCCGCCACTCCGTACCAGAAAAACCTACGGTTGGGCCTCTTATTTTCCGTATCCAACTGGGAGGAAATTTTTGCCCATACATCTGCACTGGGTGTAATTTCACGTTCTTCCAATTTTGATTTTATATATTTTTCGAATTTATCTGGTTCCATAACCTATGATATTTTGATTTTTTAATTTTTCCTGCAACATTTTTCGCGCCTTGAACAATTGACTCTTGGACGTACTTTCCGTAATGGATAACATATCGGCAATTTCAGCGTGCTTATAGCCTTCTACGGCATAAAGTATAAAGACCATCTTATATCCCTGCGGCAGACCATCTATCAACTGTTGAATATGCTCCGTGTCCAAATCCATCGATTGCGATACCTCACTTCCTTGATTATTTTGAAATACCTCATCATCATAGACCACAAATTGCTGTTTCCGCAAGTACGAAATACTTTCCCGTATCATAATTCGCCTGACCCATCCCTCAAAACTGCCTTCGTGATTAAAGGTGTGCAACTTTCTAAACATCTTCAAAAAACCTTGCACCATCACGTCCTCAGCAAAATGAACATCCTTAATATATTGCCTACAAACACCCAGCATTTTAGGTGCGTGCTTACTATACAATCGTTGTTGTGCATCATTATTACCGGCAATCGCCTTCTTAATGAGCTGTCTTTCGTTTTTATATAGTGGTATGATTTTCAAAATTTTAATGCTGTCTTCTATTTATCTAGACGCTGTAGTTTATAAAATGGTTGCCTGTATATAAAAATAAAATCAAAAATTAATCCAAAAAATTGATATTCAATGATTTAAAATTGAGTAGGTAGATGAATTCGGCGCTTTGGTTTTAGCAGTACAGTTATTTTTTACGGTCAACAACGTAATTTACCATAAGCTCTAGCGCGCTCCGATAGTCAGATTCAGGGTAGTTTTTTAATAGTTCCAGGGCCGTATCCTTATATTCTAGCATCTTGGCCACGGCATAATCAAGACCACCCTTATCCTTTACAAACTCAATAACCTCTTTAACCCTTTTTTTATCCTTGTTGTGATTTTTTACGGAATTGATTACCCAGCTCTTTTCTTTTTTGGAACAGTGATTAAGGGCATAAATTAGGGGTAGAGTCATTTTTTGCTCCTTAATATCTATGCCGGTAGGTTTCCCAATACGTTGGTTACCATAGTCAAAGAGGTCATCCTTAATTTGAAAAGCCATACCACATAGTTCGCCAAATTTGCGGAAGGTCTCCACTTCCGGACTCTCGGGTTTTACAGAACAAGCGCCTAGACTACAGCAGGCTGCAATAAGGGTAGCAGTTTTTTGACGGATAATATCGTAGTACACGTCCTCTGTAATATCCAGTCTCCTGGCCTTTTCAATCTGCAACAATTCACCTTCGCTCATTTCCCTAACGGCAACGGAAATTATCCGGAGCAAATCAAAATCCCCATTATCAATGGACAACAGGAGCCCTTTAGATAACAAGTAATCCCCGACCAAAACCGCAATTTTATTTTTCCATAAGGCGTTTATAGAAAAGAAACCTCTCCTTTTATTGCTTTCGTCCACCACATCGTCATGTACTAGGGTAGCCGTATGAATAAGCTCAATTACCGATGCCCCTCTGTAGGTACGCTCGTTAACTTCACCATCGTTTAATAGCTTGGCCGTAAGAAATACGAACATGGGCCGCATTTGCTTGCCCTTCCGATTTACGATGTAATAGGTAATGCGATTGAGCAACGCCACTTTGGAAGTCATGGAATCCCGAAACTTGGATTCAAAAAGCTCCATTTCGTCATTTACGGGTTCCTTAATTTGCGCTACTATCTTCAAGCGGTGTGGCTTTGAACGTTAAAATTAGGGAAAAGGGAGCAGTTAGCAGTGTTCGGATAGCAGTATTCAAGAGATAGGTTTAATGGTTGATGCAAATAGAATTAAATTTGTGTTTGAAGGATAGAAGTTACTGGACAAACAACCACATATTTTATTGTAAGTTTGAATTTTGGCTGTACTTTTTCCCTGTAAAACGGACAACTGCCAACTGCCAACTGCCAACTGCCAACTGCCAACTAATACTAAGATTTATTCGCCAACTGTCCACAGGCCGCATCAATATCCTTGCCACGGGAACGTCTTACCGTGACAACGATTCCGTTGCTTTCCAAAGTACGCACATACCTATCTATGGCCTTATCAGAGGCTTGTCGGAATTCCCCATCATCAATAGGATTATATTCGATGAGATTTACTTTTGAAGGTGCGAACCGGCAAAATTCGACCAGCGCATCTATATCGTTTTGAGTATCGTTGATACCTTCCCAAACTACATATTCGTAAGTAATCCTACTTTTGGTCTTCTCATACCAATAAATCAACGCCTCCCTTAAATCACTCAAAGTAAAGGTAGCGTTAAAGGGCATGATTGAAGTCCGTATCTCATCGATTGCGGAATGCAGCGACACGGCCAACTTGAACTTTACTTGTTCATCCGCCATTCGCTTAATCAGTTTAGGAACTCCGGAAGTAGATACTGTTATGCGTTTTGGGGACATCCCCAGTCCTTCTTTGGATGTAATCTTGTCGATGGCCTTTAGAACATTATTGTAGTTCATTAGGGGTTCCCCCATACCCATAAATACAATGTTGCTCAATGGCCTATTGAAATATAGACGGCTCTCATTATCAATAGCAACCACTTGATCGTAAATCTCATCGGGATTCAGGTTGCGCATCCGTTTGAGACGCGAAGTGGCACAGAACCTACAATCCAAACTACAACCTACTTGGCTGGAAACGCAGGCCGTGGTCCTTGTTTTGGTAGGTATGAGAACAGACTCTACCACCAAATCATCATGCAGGCGCACCGCATTTTTTATGGTGCCGTCCGCACTACGTTGCATTTGATCCACTTTAATATGGTTGATCACGTAGTGAGCTTCCAACATCTCTCTGGTCTCCTTGGATAGGTTGGTCATAACATCAAAGGAGTGTGCGGATTTTTGCCATAGCCATTCATACACTTGGTTGCCCCGAAATGCCTTGTCTCCGTTGGAGACAAAAAAATTTCGAAGCTGTTCCCGTGTTAGGGCTCGAATATCCTTTTTCTTAACTTCCACACTCTTTTTAGCTAAAAATCCTGCTTTTCAAATTTAAATTGATAAAGCAGGATTTAAATAATCATTATTCTATGTTTCGCCTAATTTTATACAGCGAAGAAATGTCAGACTTATATAATCAACATAGCGTCCCCATAGGAATAGAACTTATAGTTCTCTAGGATTGCTTGTTTATACGCCTTTTTCATTAAATCATGCCCCATAAAAGCCGACACCATCATCAATAATGTAGACTTTGGTAAGTGAAAATTTGTGACCATACAGTTAGCGATGCTGAATTCATAAGGAGGAAAAATAAATTTGTTTGTCCACCCTTCATAGGTATTCAACATATGGTTCGAGGAAACGGCGCTCTCCAGACCTCTCATGGCGGTAGTGCCTACAGCGCAAATCCTTTTCTTTTTCAACTTAGCATTATTCACGATTTCTGTAGCCTTCTCATCTATAAAAAGTTCTTCACTATCCATTTTGTGCTTGGAAAGATCTTCTACCTCTACAGGGTTAAAAGTACCCAGACCAACATGTAGCGTAAGTTCGGCAAAATCGATACCCTTAATTTCCAATCGCTTTAAAAGATGCTTGGAAAAATGTAATCCCGCTGTAGGAGCGGCAACAGCGCCTTCGTGCTTTGCGTAAATGGTTTGATAGCGTTGCTCATCTTCTGGCTCCACGTCTCTCTTAATATATTTAGGAAGCGGTGTCTCGCCCAGCTCACGTAATTTTCTTCTAAAGTCTAGGTAAGCACCATCATATAAAAACCGAAGGGTTCGCCCCCTAGATGTGGTATTATCAATAACCTCAGCGACCAAACTCTCATCCTCTCCAAAGTAAAGCTTGTTTCCAATTCTAATCTTACGTGCTGGGTCTACTAAAACATCCCATAACCTTTGTTCCTCATTCAATTCGCGTAAAAGAAAAACTTCAATACGAGCACCAGTTTTTTCTTTATTCCCGTAAAGTCTGGCCGGAAAAACTTTGGTATTGTTCAGTACCATTACGTCTCCTTCATCAAAATAATCGATCATATCCTTGAACATTTTATGTTCAATCTTACCGGTTTCCCTATGGATGACCATTAATTTGGATTCGTCCCTATTTTCTGAAGGATGTTCTGCCAGTAATTCTTTGGGGAGCTCAAAACTAAAGTGAGATAATTTCATATGTATGCTAAATGTATTAGGGGTGATGTACGATTTTCAACCGCGCGTTTTGCGGGTGCAAATATACAATCTGCGCATAGGGGTTGTCAAGTAAAAACGTAATTATAATTCAGTGACCCCAAATTGAAGAGATTCCATATCCTTCCAAAAGTCGGGATACGACTTAGAAACGACCTCGGCATCATTTATAAAAAGATTGGTTTTCATTGCCAACGGTGCAAACGCCATAGCCATTCTATGGTCATTATAGGTATCAATTACAATACCCTCATTGATTGAATTCGTTGGATTGAGTGTAAGTGATTTATCTGTTACTGCAATATCTGCCCCTAATTTAGAAAGCTCAACATCCAGGGCCACCAATCTATCGGTTTCCTTAATTTTTAAGGTATGTAATCCCGTTAGGTGGCACCCTATCCCCAAACCGAAACAAGTAACGGTAATTGTCTGGGCAATATCCGGAGCATCTGCCAAGTCCGCCTGAAATAATTCAGGATTCGAACTCGATACTTTTTTTAAGGTAATCTGGTGTTCTTGGAACGTTGTATGTACACCTAGGGCATTGTATAAATCAGCAAGAACACTATCGCCTTGCAAGCTGTTTTCTTTATAGGATGATAACGTAATTTCCGTACCCAAATCCGCTAGGGCAACGATACTGTAAAAATAGGAAGCCGAGCTCCAATCGGATTCCACCACTAAGGTCAAAGGCGCTTTTGTTCCCTTTGGATAAACTTTGATATCATTTCCTTTAAAAGATGTGTCGACCCCAATTTCATTGAGTAAACCTAAGGTCATTTTTATATAGGGAACGGAAGTAATTTTCCCAATCAATTCCAGTTCTATTCCATTTTCTAGGCTCGGGGCCATCAATAAGAGCGAAGAAATATACTGACTACTAACATTAGCGGGAAGGCTTACCTTTTGTCCCTGTAATTTTTTTCCCCTTATTTTCAACGGTGGGTAACCTTCCTCTTTTTTATAATCGATTTCCGCACCTAATGTCCGCAGGGCATCCACTAAAATTTTTATGGGTCTTTCGGTCATTCGTTGGGAGCCGGTTAGAATTACTTCTTTCCCATCCTGTGAAGCGAAATAACTGGTTAGAAAACGCATGGCGGTCCCGGCATGATGAATGTCTACCGTACCGGAGTTTTGCTTTAAACCACGCTCCATCACTTGGGCATCGTCCGAATTGGATAAATTGATAATGGAAATTTCCGGATATAATGCTGAAAGAAAAAGAGACCGATTGGATTCACTCTTGGAACCTGTTATTTCGACATTGTTTTTTAACAATTTATTCGCTGGTCCCGATAATTGAATTTTCAAGAGAAATTTTATTTAAAAGAATCCAAATATAGTATTATTTCAACTTTTTATTGTTGTGATGACGGTCGTGGTCGCGCTTTGACTTCAGTTGCAACTTTTTATCAAAAGCCTGTTGTAAATCTATACTGGTCTGGTTTGCCAAACAGAGCACTACGAATAGCACGTCGGCCAATTCTTCCCCTAAATCCTTGGATTTGTCGGACTCCTTTTCACTTTGTTCACCATAACGTCTGGCTATAATCCGTGCCACCTCTCCAACTTCCTCTGTTAGCTGCGCCATATTGGTCAGTTCATTAAAGTAACGGACCCCGTGTTTCTTAATCCAATCATCTACAGCTTGTTGTGCGTTGTTTATTTTCATTTCTACTCCTTATTTTTTGTATCAATAATTATGGTCACAGGACCATCATTAAGCAATGCGACTTTCATATCCGCTCCAAAAATTCCAGCCCCTACTTTTTTTCCCAATTCTTTCTCCATGGTTTTCACGAAAGACTCGTATACCGGTATGGCAATTTCTGGTTTTGAAGCTTTAATATATGAAGGTCTATTCCCTTTTTTAGTTGAGGCGTAGAGGGTAAATTGGCTCACCACGATAATATCGCTATTTTCCTCTATTACAGACCTGTTCATAATGCCGTGTTCATCATTGAAGATACGAAGATGGGCCACTTTCTTCGTTAACCATGAAATATCTTCTTCTTGGTCCTCATCCATTATTCCCAAAAGCACCAACAGTCCTTTTCCAATCTTGGCAGTCGTCTCACCATCAACCGTAACACTTGCATGTGCAACTCTTTGTATAACCGCTTTCATTTCTTTTCCGCGTAGTCGTCCATTCTATATCCCTCATCCTCACCTGCTATCATTTGCACGTAACTTCTGTAGCGACTCCAAGAAACAGTACCCGCTTCCAAAGCCTCTTTTACGGCACACTTGGGTTCGTCCATATGAATACAATTGTTGAACTTACAGTCTCTTTTCAGCTTAAAAAATTCAGGAAAATAATCCCCAATTTCCGATGCTTCCATATCAAATATCCCAAACCCTTTTATACCAGGGGTGTCAATGATTTTAGCATCAAAAGTAAGGTCGAACATTTCGGCAAAAGTAGTCGTATGTTGACCTTGTAGATGCTGCGACGAAATTTCCGCGGTCTTAATGTCCAACTGAGGCTCTATCTTATTGATCAATGTGGATTTGCCCACGCCAGAGTGCCCCGAAAACATGGAAACCTTACCTGTCATCAGTTCCTTTACCTTGTCGATATTCTTACCCGTTTTTGCGGATATGCCTATGCAGGTATAGCCAATTTCGCGGTAAAGGTTAGCTAGAAATTTAACCTCGTCCAATTCTTCCTCGCTGTAACTGTCCGTTTTATTAAACAGTAAAACGACCGGAATGTCATAAGCTTCAGCAGTTACTAAGAATCGGTCAATGAAAATCGTGTAGGTCGTTGGATTGTTCAAGGTTATCAACAAAAACACCTGATCTAGGTTCGAAGCGATGATATGTGTTTGTTTTGATAAATTGACGGACTTTCGAATAATATAGTTTTTTCTATCCTCAATCTTATGAATTATCCCAATGGTATCGTCCCCAATGGTCTCTATCTCAAATTGTACCCAATCTCCGACCGCAACGGGATTGGTGCTTTTGATTCCTTTGATTCTGAACTTACCTTTAATCCGGCACTCATAAAAAGAACCATCCTTCGCTTTCACGGTATACCAACTTCCCGTAGATTTATATACGGTTCCTACCATGCTATGCGACCTATTTTCTTCATCTGTACAAAATAACAATATTTAATATGAATTCCCTGTTCCTTACTACATAGAAATAAAGAATTCCAATATAAACATCCACCCCTATTCCCATCATAAACTAAACAATAAATAGGGTATTGAGGATAAATATTTGAAATTGATTCGTCTAAACGGAAAATAGCTTTTAAATTCATCCAAAATTTTTAACCTTTTAATAGCTACGCACATGAAAAGAATCATTTGTCTTGTATTTTTAATTACTGGAGCGTTTATGGACGCGAACGCCCAACAATTTAAGGTAATTACCAGCATAGAATCAATAGTTCCCAGCGGATTGGGACGTTCCCGTATTATTGATGCCAATGCGGATCGCGATTACAAAGAATTTTCATCCATACAGACCGAGGATGATAATACACGAAATAAATCCGATAGAGGTGATATTCGCGTGAAGGATTTTGAAGAAACCAAATTATTGAACTTTTACAACATTGCTGGGATACGTTTTCAGAATATTGCGGCGAACGATGCCGTGATTTCCTCCAAATTGAGTGCAATGGCAGCGGATGGCTGGGAACTAGCATTCGTTACCAGTAGTGTTGAAGCGGATGCAGGAAAGCAAGACGGACAAGGCATTTTCATTACCAGGTACATTTTTAAGAAGTGAATCCATATGCTTTTCTCCCATCATAAAAATATGATAAACTCAATATTAGGTTGAAACTCCTTCAATATGTAAACAGAGCCAATTCAAATAAAAAACCCCGGCGGTTGCCGGGGTTTCATCCTTTTATGAATTTACTATTTTTTCCTGGTGATTAATGGATTCTTGGTGTATGGCCTTGAACATTCGCAGGACGAATTCCTCGCTTAGGCCTTTGCTCTCCCCTTCCAAAATCATTGCCCCCAATATTTGGTTCCATCTGTTGGATTGTAAAACGGCTACGTTTCTTTCCTTTTTCAATTCCCCTATACCATCGGAAATTTTCATTCGTTTTCCAAGAGTCTCTATTAATTG
This sequence is a window from Maribacter aestuarii. Protein-coding genes within it:
- the rsgA gene encoding ribosome small subunit-dependent GTPase A, yielding MVGTVYKSTGSWYTVKAKDGSFYECRIKGKFRIKGIKSTNPVAVGDWVQFEIETIGDDTIGIIHKIEDRKNYIIRKSVNLSKQTHIIASNLDQVFLLITLNNPTTYTIFIDRFLVTAEAYDIPVVLLFNKTDSYSEEELDEVKFLANLYREIGYTCIGISAKTGKNIDKVKELMTGKVSMFSGHSGVGKSTLINKIEPQLDIKTAEISSQHLQGQHTTTFAEMFDLTFDAKIIDTPGIKGFGIFDMEASEIGDYFPEFFKLKRDCKFNNCIHMDEPKCAVKEALEAGTVSWSRYRSYVQMIAGEDEGYRMDDYAEKK
- a CDS encoding 3-phosphoshikimate 1-carboxyvinyltransferase encodes the protein MKIQLSGPANKLLKNNVEITGSKSESNRSLFLSALYPEISIINLSNSDDAQVMERGLKQNSGTVDIHHAGTAMRFLTSYFASQDGKEVILTGSQRMTERPIKILVDALRTLGAEIDYKKEEGYPPLKIRGKKLQGQKVSLPANVSSQYISSLLLMAPSLENGIELELIGKITSVPYIKMTLGLLNEIGVDTSFKGNDIKVYPKGTKAPLTLVVESDWSSASYFYSIVALADLGTEITLSSYKENSLQGDSVLADLYNALGVHTTFQEHQITLKKVSSSNPELFQADLADAPDIAQTITVTCFGLGIGCHLTGLHTLKIKETDRLVALDVELSKLGADIAVTDKSLTLNPTNSINEGIVIDTYNDHRMAMAFAPLAMKTNLFINDAEVVSKSYPDFWKDMESLQFGVTEL
- the dtd gene encoding D-aminoacyl-tRNA deacylase, producing the protein MKAVIQRVAHASVTVDGETTAKIGKGLLVLLGIMDEDQEEDISWLTKKVAHLRIFNDEHGIMNRSVIEENSDIIVVSQFTLYASTKKGNRPSYIKASKPEIAIPVYESFVKTMEKELGKKVGAGIFGADMKVALLNDGPVTIIIDTKNKE
- a CDS encoding nucleotide pyrophosphohydrolase, whose amino-acid sequence is MKINNAQQAVDDWIKKHGVRYFNELTNMAQLTEEVGEVARIIARRYGEQSEKESDKSKDLGEELADVLFVVLCLANQTSIDLQQAFDKKLQLKSKRDHDRHHNNKKLK